The following proteins are co-located in the Telopea speciosissima isolate NSW1024214 ecotype Mountain lineage chromosome 9, Tspe_v1, whole genome shotgun sequence genome:
- the LOC122640275 gene encoding putative pectate lyase 2: protein MACAIHFLLFSCLLAAFLVSSSQAWGGYGYGYGHGFGHKSPGKNVVMNKIDGCWRLNSNWAANRRALANCATGFGEGAIGGKYGKIYVVTTPADDPVNPRLGTLRYGAIQTEPLWIIFERDMVIKLQNELIMNSYKTIDGRGAKVEIAYGPCITIQGVSHVIIHGISLHDCTAGKSGMVRSSPSHLGHRQGSPGDGIQVFASSNVWIDHCYFARCADTLLDIIHASTAITISNNYFTQNDEVILLGHNDGYTADKSMKVTLAYNYFGPGCNQRMPRVRFGYAHVVNNRYDQWGMYAIGGSSNPTIFSEGNYFVASNNPGSKQVTKRICGGGWEGWKWRSSGDLFLNGAYFVQSGYGSCNPQYGGYQYLTAAPAFMVPTLTAGAGPLQCNARRRC from the exons ATGGCTTGTGCAATccatttcctcctcttctcttgtCTACTTGCAGCATTTCTAGTGTCAAGCTCACAAGCTTGGGGAGGCTATGGCTATGGCTACGGTCATGGTTTTGGGCATAAATCTCCAGGGAAGAATGTTGTCATGAACAAAATTGACGGTTGCTGGCGCTTGAATTCTAACTGGGCAGCCAATCGTCGTGCCTTAGCCAACTGTGCCACAGGCTTTGGTGAAGGAGCAATTGGaggaaaatatggaaaaatttATGTAGTTACTACTCCGGCCGATGATCCGGTTAATCCGAGGCTCGGTACCCTTAGGTATGGTGCAATCCAAACAGAGCCTTTATGGATAATATTTGAGAGGGATATGGTCATTAAGCTACAAAATGAGCTCATTATGAATAGTTATAAGACCATAGATGGGAGAGGAGCAAAGGTGGAGATAGCCTATGGACCTTGCATCACAATACAAGGTGTGAGCCATGTTATAATACATGGAATCAGTTTACATGATTGTACAGCTGGGAAGTCTGGGATGGTTCGTAGCTCTCCGAGCCATCTTGGCCATCGACAAGGGTCACCTGGTGATGGCATTCAAGTGTTTGCTTCATCTAACGTCTGGATTGATCATTGTTATTTTGCACGATGCGCCGATACTCTCCTTGATATAATCCATGCTTCCACAGCCATTACTATCTCCAATAATTACTTTACCCAAAATGACGAA GTGATTCTGTTGGGACACAATGATGGTTATACTGCAGACAAGAGTATGAAAGTTACTTTGGCTTATAACTATTTTGGCCCAGGTTGTAATCAGAGGATGCCAAG GGTAAGGTTCGGGTATGCCCATGTAGTGAACAACAGATATGATCAGTGGGGAATGTATGCTATCGGTGGGAGTTCCAATCCAACGATCTTTAGTGAAGGAAACTACTTTGTTGCCTCCAACAATCCTGGTTCGAAACAG GTGACTAAGAGAATTTGTGGAGGAGGATGGGAGGGTTGGAAATGGAGGTCTTCCGGTGACTTATTTTTGAACGGAGCTTATTTTGTTCAGTCTGGATATGGGTCATGTAACCCACAATATGGTGGCTACCAGTATCTCACAGCTGCTCCGGCATTCATGGTGCCTACCCTAACAGCCGGTGCAGGTCCTCTCCAATGTAATGCAAGACGCCGGTGTTGA
- the LOC122640278 gene encoding putative pectate lyase 2, with product MASATHSLFFSCLVAAFLVSSSQAYLGGYGYGYGSGSSSGKKVMNKIDACWRSNSNWASNRRALADCAIGFGEEAIGGKYGKIYVVTTSTDDPINPKPGTLRYGAIQTQPLWIIFSRDMVIKLQNELMMNSFKTIDGRGAKVEIAYGPCITVQGVSHVIIHGISLHDCTPGKSGMVRSSPNHVGHRLGSPGDAIQVFASSNVWIDHCYFARCADGLTDVTHGSTAVTISNNYFTQHDEVMLLGHSDTFTADKIMKVTVAFNYFGPGCVERLPRVRFGYCHVVNNRYDQWLMYAVGGSANPTIFSEGNYYVAPNSRPFKQVTKRQSAGGWDNWKWRSSGDLFFNGAYFVQSGYGSCSPPYGGYQSFIAAPAFMVPDLTADAGALHCVAGRLC from the exons ATGGCTTCTGCAACccattccctcttcttctcgtGTCTAGTTGCAGCATTTTTGGTCTCATCTTCACAGGCGTACTTGGGAGGTTACGGCTATGGCTATGGGTCTGGATCTTCGTCAGGGAAGAAAGTAATGAACAAAATTGATGCTTGTTGGCGTTCAAATTCAAACTGGGCATCAAATCGCCGTGCCTTGGCCGACTGCGCTATAGGCTTTGGTGAGGAAGCGATTGGAGGAAAATACGGGAAAATTTACGTAGTTACCACTTCCACAGATGATCCAATTAATCCAAAGCCAGGTACACTTCGGTATGGTGCAATCCAAACACAACCTCTATGGataatattttctagggatatgGTAATTAAGCTACAGAATGAGCTTATGATGAACAGTTTTAAGACAATAGATGGGAGAGGGGCTAAGGTTGAGATAGCTTATGGACCTTGCATCACAGTCCAAGGTGTGAGTCATGTTATAATACATGGAATTAGTTTACATGATTGTACACCTGGGAAATCTGGAATGGTTCGTAGCTCTCCGAACCATGTTGGCCATCGACTAGGGTCTCCTGGTGATGCCATTCAAGTGTTTGCTTCGTCGAACGTCTGGATTGACCATTGCTATTTCGCACGATGCGCCGATGGTCTCACTGATGTAACCCATGGCTCAACAGCCGTCACTATCTCCAACAACTACTTCACCCAACACGACGAA GTGATGCTGTTGGGGCATAGCGATACTTTTACTGCGGACAAGATTATGAAAGTTACAGTGGCCTTCAATTATTTTGGCCCAGGTTGTGTGGAGAGGCTGCCAAG GGTCAGGTTTGGGTATTGCCATGTAGTGAACAATAGATATGATCAATGGCTAATGTATGCTGTTGGTGGGAGTGCCAATCCAACCATCTTTAGCGAAGGAAACTACTATGTAGCCCCCAACAGTCGTCCTTTCAAACAG GTGACTAAGAGACAGTCTGCGGGAGGTTGGGACAATTGGAAATGGAGGTCTTCCGGGGATTTATTTTTCAATGGAGCTTATTTTGTTCAATCTGGATATGGGTCATGTTCCCCACCATATGGCGGCTACCAGTCATTCATAGCTGCCCCGGCATTCATGGTGCCTGACCTAACAGCCGATGCTGGTGCTCTCCATTGTGTTGCAGGACGACTGTGCTGA
- the LOC122640283 gene encoding putative pectate lyase 2, which translates to MASATHSFLFSYLLVACLVSTSQANWGGSRSGSGHGNGNDNLSGYSEKKIMNKIDSCWRLNSNWASNRRALADCATGFGEGAIGGKYGNTYVVTTEADDPINPKPGTLRYGAIQTEPLWIIFDRDMVIKLQNELMVNSYKTIDGRGAKVEIAYGPCITVQGVSHVIIHGISVHDCIPGKPGMVRSSPTHVGQRLGSDGDAITVFASSNVWIDHCYLARCADGLTDVTHGSTAVTISNNYFTQHNKVMLLGHNDAFTADKDLKVTVAFNYFGRGCVQRMPRVRLGYAHVVNNRYDQWLLYAVGGSADPTIFSQGNYFVASNSTDFKQVTKRDCECGWVNWKWRSSNDVFLNGAYFVQSGYGTCSPQYVDYQSFTAAPAFMVPALTADAGPLILCVPGQPC; encoded by the exons ATGGCTTCTGCAACCCATTCCTTCCTCTTCTCATACCTCCTAGTTGCATGTCTAGTTTCAACCTCACAGGCAAACTGGGGAGGCTCCCGCTCCGGCTCCGGCCACGGCAATGGCAACGACAATTTATCTGGATATtcagaaaagaaaatcatgaacAAAATTGACAGTTGCTGGCGCTTGAATTCTAACTGGGCATCCAATCGGCGTGCCTTGGCAGATTGCGCCACAGGCTTTGGTGAGGGAGCGATTGGAGGAAAATACGGAAACACTTACGTAGTTACCACTGAAGCAGATGATCCAATCAATCCTAAGCCGGGCACACTTCGGTATGGTGCAATCCAAACAGAGCCTCTATGGATAATATTTGATAGGGATATGGTCATTAAGCTACAGAATGAGCTTATGGTGAACAGTTACAAGACAATAGATGGGAGAGGAGCTAAGGTGGAGATAGCTTATGGACCTTGCATCACAGTCCAAGGTGTGAGTCATGTTATAATACATGGAATTAGTGTACATGATTGTATACCTGGGAAGCCAGGGATGGTGCGTAGCTCCCCAACACATGTCGGCCAACGACTTGGGTCCGATGGTGACGCCATTACTGTTTTTGCTTCTTCGAACGTATGGATTGACCACTGCTATCTCGCACGATGTGCTGATGGCCTCACTGATGTAACTCATGGTTCAACAGCAGTCACCATCTCCAATAACTACTTCACCCAACACAACAAA GTGATGCTGTTGGGACACAATGATGCTTTTACCGCGGACAAGGATTTGAAAGTTACTGTGGCCTTTAACTATTTTGGCCGGGGTTGTGTGCAGAGGATGCCAAG GGTCAGGTTAGGGTATGCCCATGTAGTGAACAATAGATACGATCAATGGCTACTGTATGCTGTCGGTGGGAGCGCCGATCCAACAATCTTTAGCCAAGGAAACTACTTTGTCGCGTCCAACAGTACCGATTTTAAACAG GTGACTAAAAGAGACTGTGAATGTGGGTGGGTGAATTGGAAATGGAGATCTTCAAATGATGTATTTCTGAATGGAGCTTATTTTGTTCAATCTGGGTATGGGACATGTTCCCCACAATATGTCGATTACCAGTCGTTCACAGCTGCACCGGCATTCATGGTTCCTGCCTTAACAGCTGATGCTGGTCCCCTCATCCTCTGTGTTCCAGGACAACCATGCTAA